One Drosophila willistoni isolate 14030-0811.24 chromosome 2R unlocalized genomic scaffold, UCI_dwil_1.1 Seg167, whole genome shotgun sequence DNA segment encodes these proteins:
- the LOC6642174 gene encoding protein RCC2 homolog, whose product MSAKRKAGGNGAGPNKRRPKKKESDYEDEFSDESDEDHQQQAAAAQQMEVLIPHDELDPPSKLPEDLLATMEKTPGQLLVAGMVTWDLTGKRDRKNVTKVRPNLYSFHRFTDEKYRYVASGPAAAHSIIINMDRKALGFGRNPSGQLGLSQDIKLVEKPTLIPALEQLNVVQAACGRHHTLFLTDTGTVYACGENKSGQCGVGNTHANIYSPTPINYRGPPIIRVGCGAEFSVILDIKGNLHTFGLPEYGQLGHNTDAKYFVNANKLSFHFETSPKKVVLYIEKSKEGHVTPVDGVQIVDFACGNNHTVAIDSKKRVYSWGFGGFGRLGHAEPKDEMVPRLMKFFDAQGRGARSVFCGSTFSLIVNELGLLYLFGQNKKTGEANMYPKPVQDLSGWNITAIGCANTSIMISADDTLIAWGASPTFGELGIGEFQKSSTVPKEVPKMDGIKIPQVAMGYSHTALLVDTTHEATKQKYEKLPEYTIDD is encoded by the exons atgtcAGCTAAACGCAAGGCAGGTGGCAATGGAGCCGGACCTAACAAGCGTCGTCCCAAGAAGAAGGAATCCGATTATGAAGATGAGTTTAGCGATGAATCCGACGAGGATCATCAACAGCAG GCAGCAGCTGCTCAACAAATGGAGGTACTTATACCCCATGATGAGTTGGATCCGCCTAGTAAATTACCAGAAGATTTGCTAGCAACAATGGAAAAGACACCCGGCCAGTTGCTGGTGGCTGGCATGGTTACTTGGGATCTCACAGGCAAACGTGATCGGAAGAATGTCACCAAAGTTCGACCTAACCTGTATAGTTTCCATCGGTTTACAGATGAAAAG TATCGTTATGTAGCCAGTGGTCCAGCTGCTGCCCATTCCATAATCATCAATATGGATCGCAAAGCTTTGGGTTTCGGTCGAAATCCGAGCGGTCAATTGGGTCTCAGTCAGGACATTAAGTTGGTTGAGAAGCCAACTCTTATACCAGCTTTGGAGCAATTGAATGTGGTTCAGGCAGCTTGTGGACGTCATCATACGTTGTTCCTAACCGATACCGGAACCGTTTATGCCTGTGGCGAAAATAAATCTGGCCAATGTGGTGTGGGCAATACGCATGCTAATATATATTCACCCACACCCATTAATTATCGTGGTCCTCCAATTATTCGTGTGGGTTGTGGTGCTGAATTTTCCGTGATTCTGGATATCAAGGGCAATTTGCACACATTCGGTTTGCCCGAATATGGACAACTGGGCCATAATACGGATGCCAAGTATTTTGTGAATGCCAATAAATTATCATTCCATTTTGAGACCTCACCAAAAAAGGTCGTTCTGTATATTGAGAAGAGCAAGGAGGGTCATGTGACGCCTGTCGATGGTGTCCAGATTGTGGACTTTGCATGCGGCAATAATCATACG GTGGCCATTGATTCCAAGAAGCGTGTCTATAGTTGGGGCTTTGGTGGATTTGGACGTCTTGGTCATGCCGAGCCGAAGGATGAGATGGTTCCACGTCTAATGAAATTTTTCGATGCTCAGGGTAGGGGTGCACGAAGTGTTTTCTGTGGATCGACATTCAGTTTGATTGTCAATGAATTGGGTCTACTCTACCTCTTTGGCCAAAACAAGAAGACAGGCGAAGCTAATATGTATCCAAAGCCTGTACAGGACTTGTCTG GCTGGAATATAACCGCCATTGGCTGTGCCAATACATCGATAATGATATCAGCTGACGATACTCTCATTGCCTGGGGTGCTTCACCTACTTTCGGTGAACTGGGCATTGGTGAATTCCAAAAGTCGTCGACGGTGCCAAAGGAAGTGCCGAAAATGGATGGCATTAAAATACCTCAGGTGGCCATGGGTTACTCGCATACAGCTCTTTTGGTGGATACTACTCATGAAGCCACCAAacagaaatatgaaaaattgcCGGAATATACCATTGATGATTAA
- the LOC124460274 gene encoding uncharacterized protein LOC124460274: MDDDADKATTTYYLEYEGNAEEWHWTGKTTKLLVELYMDRSHRFRDPKSKKRSLWSEIVNEMEQAGYKGINEDICDRKWRNMKKTYRTCREAMRNNERKRLNWEYYDTFEELYQHEFNGREQAQPSNPAIRSSQEEDDSIFEEGERAGHSASQLYLLERSKIEAIKELSRRLDESNAIQRERNELLRDFLNQF, encoded by the coding sequence ATGGATGACGACGCTGACAAAGCTACAACTACATATTACCTGGAATACGAAGGCAATGCTGAAGAATGGCACTGGACAGGGAAAACGACAAAGTTACTGGTCGAGCTCTACATGGATCGTAGTCATCGATTTCGGGAtcccaaaagcaaaaaacggTCATTGTGGTCAGAAATTGTAAATGAAATGGAACAAGCCGGCTACAAGGGAATCAATGAAGATATCTGTGATCGCAAATGGCGAAACATGAAGAAGACATATCGCACATGTCGCGAGGCAATGCGCAACAATGAACGCAAACGTTTAAACTGGGAATATTACGATACATTTGAGGAACTTTATCAACATGAGTTTAACGGCAGAGAGCAGGCACAGCCATCGAATCCTGCCATTAGATCATCGCAAGAAGAGGATGATAGTATTTTCGAGGAAGGTGAAAGGGCTGGTCACTCTGCTAGCCAGCTGTATCTCCTAGAGCGTAGTAAAATTGAGGCCATCAAAGAGCTTAGTCGACGGCTAGACGAATCCAATGCCATACAACGCGAACGCAACGAACTCCTGAGAGATTTTCTTAATCAATTCTAA
- the LOC111518540 gene encoding protein ALP1-like: MNARKKAFLLNFFLDEGIEANLLAQAAYLASESKGLENVKDDKIEDKVYAVLPHLKDDQFKQQFCMERGSFEKLLRLIHGILGRNRFIARVPLDQKLLFTLSLLGGKNTYRQAGQTFGISTSSGAEIYKWMTSAFATLLPSYMNWSNAKCGTDAELPGVVGVIGECRISLRSSIRLEETDKIVRNLAFQAVCDKRYRFLDLFVDLPNEDQQCLLLRSSLYERLIDMEKPFMPRTKHLVGDISYPLLINLMTPYPKDVNLTPCHLAYNQAVYKWQKHCERVFGSCISRFRRLEKLDITNLDVGRRIISACCMLHNFILDCGERIEDSFMNFERHSNLTFEEHNLLDCSYTREAERKRNNLAAKFIKRN, translated from the exons ATGAATGCACGGAAAAAggcatttttattaaatttctttttagaCGAAGGCATTGAAGCAAATCTTTTGGCTCAAGCAGCTTATCTTGCCAGCGAGTCAAAAGGATTAGAAAATGTTAAAGATGACAAAATTGAAGATAAAGTATACGCAGTGCTGCCGCACTTAAAGGACGATCAATTTAAGCAGCAATTTTGTATGGAACGCGGAAGTTTTGAG AAATTACTCAGGTTAATACATGGTATACTGGGTAGAAATAGATTCATTGCCCGAGTGCCGTTGGACCAGAAATTGCTTTTTACTCTATCCTTGCTGGGCGGAAAAAATACCTATCGTCAAGCCGGTCAGACATTTGGAATAAGCACAAGTTCTGGTGCCGAGATCTATAAATGGATGACCTCCGCATTTGCCACTTTACTGCCCAGCTATATGAATTGGTCTAATGCCAAATGTGGAACAGATGCAGAACTTCCTGGTGTCGTTGGCGTAATTGGTGAATGCCGTATATCCTTAAGATCCTCGATACGTTTAGAAGAGACTGACAAAATTGTTAGGAACTTGGCTTTTCAAGCCGTGTGTGATAAGCGTTATCGCTTTCTAGATCTCTTCGTCGATTTGCCTAATGAGGATCAGCAATGTTTGCTGTTAAGGAGTTCGCTCTATGAGCGGCTTATTGATATGGAAAAGCCTTTCATGCCTAGAACTAAGCATTTAGTAGGTGATATATCATATCCACTGCTTATTAATCTAATGACACCCTATCCAAAAGATGTAAACCTGACTCCATGTCACTTGGCCTACAATCAAGCCGTTTATAAGTGGCAAAAGCATTGCGAACGCGTCTTTGGCAGTTGTATATCACGATTTCGTCGCCTTGAGAAATTAGATATAACTAATTTAGATGTTGGCAGACGAATTATTTCGGCCTGTTGTATGTTACACAATTTCATTTTAGATTGTGGCGAGAGAATTGAGGATTCTTTCATGAATTTCGAACGTCATTCGAATTTAACTTTCGAGGAACATAATCTCTTGGACTGCTCGTATACAAGGGAGGCGGAAAGGAAACGAAACAATTTGGCAGccaaatttataaaaagaaattaa
- the LOC6642176 gene encoding sesquipedalian-1 isoform X1 produces the protein MKINEKNLYVFAKTPPYDMEGFLNKRGEVNKAFQRRYFILKGNLLFYFETRLDKEPLGLIIVEGCTIELSNEVDNYCFEIAFNGNRTYILAAENQDDMEKWMKALTCAGYEYKRIIVAELQRQLQEIEEARNKLLEPPDESNTEFRPKPPPRRTNPFNRPAPPPPSEGVAIHQGSQLHGGVVMSPMPFINGYFGSSNAKMQQQQQLQQQQSPTSIRSGYKPLSFSDGNGNTGSPLVIRRHAPHLQPQQQLVQSNFTTTKPTVLPRNNNNNNNHQHQQYNQLELQKMRAKAMEDFKRHHEHYRKELMPDITAHRQRQGQPLIQF, from the exons gTTTTCTCAACAAACGGGGCGAGGTCAACAAAGCATTTCAACGACGCTATTTTATACTGAAGggcaatttattattttattttgagaCACGTCTGGACAAGGAGCCGCTCGGCTTGATCATTGTCGAAGGGTGCACTATAGAGCTGTCCAATGAGGTGGATAACTATTGTTTTGAGATTGCATTTAATGGCAATCGAACTTATATACTGGCAGCTGAAAACCAAGATGACATGGAGAAATGGATGAAGGCGTTGACCTGTGCTGGCTATGAGTATAAACGGATTATTGTGGCGGAGTTGCAACGTCAGTTACAGGAGATTGAGGAGGCCAGAAATA AATTGCTGGAACCACCGGATGAATCTAACACGGAATTCAGGCCAAAACCTCCACCGAGGCGTACAAATCCTTTCAATCGTCCAGCCCCGCCACCGCCTTCTGAAGGCGTAGCCATACATCAGGGCAGTCAGCTGCATGGTGGCGTAGTTATGTCCCCGATGCCATTTATCAATGGTTATTTTGGCTCTAGTAATGCCAAaatgcagcaacaacaacaattacagcagcagcaatcgcCTACGTCCATTCGGTCAG GTTATAAACCATTATCCTTTTCAGATGGAAATGGCAATACAGGCAGTCCACTTGTAATTAGACGTCATGCCCCCCATCtccagccgcagcagcagctggtGCAGTCAAACTTCACAACAACGAAACCCACAGTATTACCtcgaaataacaacaataataataatcatcaacatcaacagtATAATCAATTGGAGCTGCAGAAGATGCGTGCCAAAGCCATGGAAGATTTCAAACGACATCATGAACATTATCGTAAAGAACTAATGCCCGATATAACGGCACATAGACAGCGTCAAGGACAGCCTCTTATACAGTTTTAA
- the LOC6642176 gene encoding uncharacterized protein LOC6642176 isoform X3 produces the protein MKINEKNLYVFAKTPPYDMEGFLNKRGEVNKAFQRRYFILKGNLLFYFETRLDKEPLGLIIVEGCTIELSNEVDNYCFEIAFNGNRTYILAAENQDDMEKWMKALTCAGYEYKRIIVAELQRQLQEIEEARNKLLEPPDESNTEFRPKPPPRRTNPFNRPAPPPPSEGVAIHQGSQLHGGVVMSPMPFINGYFGSSNAKMQQQQQLQQQQSKPVSVFIQSLSSLNQKKNIILLNTKMTLNELITKICCIFPSQGYKPLSFSDGNGNTGSPLVIRRHAPHLQPQQQLVQSNFTTTKPTVLPRNNNNNNNHQHQQYNQLELQKMRAKAMEDFKRHHEHYRKELMPDITAHRQRQGQPLIQF, from the exons gTTTTCTCAACAAACGGGGCGAGGTCAACAAAGCATTTCAACGACGCTATTTTATACTGAAGggcaatttattattttattttgagaCACGTCTGGACAAGGAGCCGCTCGGCTTGATCATTGTCGAAGGGTGCACTATAGAGCTGTCCAATGAGGTGGATAACTATTGTTTTGAGATTGCATTTAATGGCAATCGAACTTATATACTGGCAGCTGAAAACCAAGATGACATGGAGAAATGGATGAAGGCGTTGACCTGTGCTGGCTATGAGTATAAACGGATTATTGTGGCGGAGTTGCAACGTCAGTTACAGGAGATTGAGGAGGCCAGAAATA AATTGCTGGAACCACCGGATGAATCTAACACGGAATTCAGGCCAAAACCTCCACCGAGGCGTACAAATCCTTTCAATCGTCCAGCCCCGCCACCGCCTTCTGAAGGCGTAGCCATACATCAGGGCAGTCAGCTGCATGGTGGCGTAGTTATGTCCCCGATGCCATTTATCAATGGTTATTTTGGCTCTAGTAATGCCAAaatgcagcaacaacaacaattacagcagca ACAAAGCAAGCCTGTGTCAGTCTTCATTCAGAGCTTATCaagtttaaatcaaaaaaaaaatatcattttGTTGAATACAAAAATGACTCTGAACGAATTAATAAccaaaatttgttgcatttttcCATCGCAAGGTTATAAACCATTATCCTTTTCAGATGGAAATGGCAATACAGGCAGTCCACTTGTAATTAGACGTCATGCCCCCCATCtccagccgcagcagcagctggtGCAGTCAAACTTCACAACAACGAAACCCACAGTATTACCtcgaaataacaacaataataataatcatcaacatcaacagtATAATCAATTGGAGCTGCAGAAGATGCGTGCCAAAGCCATGGAAGATTTCAAACGACATCATGAACATTATCGTAAAGAACTAATGCCCGATATAACGGCACATAGACAGCGTCAAGGACAGCCTCTTATACAGTTTTAA
- the LOC6642176 gene encoding sesquipedalian-1 isoform X2: MKINEKNLYVFAKTPPYDMEGFLNKRGEVNKAFQRRYFILKGNLLFYFETRLDKEPLGLIIVEGCTIELSNEVDNYCFEIAFNGNRTYILAAENQDDMEKWMKALTCAGYEYKRIIVAELQRQLQEIEEARNKLLEPPDESNTEFRPKPPPRRTNPFNRPAPPPPSEGVAIHQGSQLHGGVVMSPMPFINGYFGSSNAKMQQQQQLQQQQSPTSIRSDGNGNTGSPLVIRRHAPHLQPQQQLVQSNFTTTKPTVLPRNNNNNNNHQHQQYNQLELQKMRAKAMEDFKRHHEHYRKELMPDITAHRQRQGQPLIQF; encoded by the exons gTTTTCTCAACAAACGGGGCGAGGTCAACAAAGCATTTCAACGACGCTATTTTATACTGAAGggcaatttattattttattttgagaCACGTCTGGACAAGGAGCCGCTCGGCTTGATCATTGTCGAAGGGTGCACTATAGAGCTGTCCAATGAGGTGGATAACTATTGTTTTGAGATTGCATTTAATGGCAATCGAACTTATATACTGGCAGCTGAAAACCAAGATGACATGGAGAAATGGATGAAGGCGTTGACCTGTGCTGGCTATGAGTATAAACGGATTATTGTGGCGGAGTTGCAACGTCAGTTACAGGAGATTGAGGAGGCCAGAAATA AATTGCTGGAACCACCGGATGAATCTAACACGGAATTCAGGCCAAAACCTCCACCGAGGCGTACAAATCCTTTCAATCGTCCAGCCCCGCCACCGCCTTCTGAAGGCGTAGCCATACATCAGGGCAGTCAGCTGCATGGTGGCGTAGTTATGTCCCCGATGCCATTTATCAATGGTTATTTTGGCTCTAGTAATGCCAAaatgcagcaacaacaacaattacagcagcagcaatcgcCTACGTCCATTCGGTCAG ATGGAAATGGCAATACAGGCAGTCCACTTGTAATTAGACGTCATGCCCCCCATCtccagccgcagcagcagctggtGCAGTCAAACTTCACAACAACGAAACCCACAGTATTACCtcgaaataacaacaataataataatcatcaacatcaacagtATAATCAATTGGAGCTGCAGAAGATGCGTGCCAAAGCCATGGAAGATTTCAAACGACATCATGAACATTATCGTAAAGAACTAATGCCCGATATAACGGCACATAGACAGCGTCAAGGACAGCCTCTTATACAGTTTTAA